A genomic region of Polyangiaceae bacterium contains the following coding sequences:
- a CDS encoding fatty acyl-AMP ligase, producing MSAKQSPSTLVEALEAVAMRQDVGFSHLTDEKRPVDFVSYAELSSRARRIAAALLDMGLVPGDRVALILPDSAQFIESMFGCMVAGMIAVPIYPPMNLAQLGTYLPNTAHILRRAGCRLVITDAQVRAVLGTLLIDVPCVRRIEEFTALSKRLGPNAEPRISPPTADTVAFLQFTSGSTARPKGVTLTHAQLLANINAFGTALGVHERDETSAVTWLPLYHDMGLIGLVFGSVRYAVRVSFIAPLLFLKRPAIWLRQISERRAQFSFAPNFAYGLCTTRIKDSEIQGLDLSSLEVAGCGAEPIQRATLEAFAKRFAPHGFRPEALLPCYGLAEHTLAATFTQRGTPVRSDSVDPEGLASGEARPATTNNAIDVVCCGRPFPGHELKIVDDAGIELPDGHVGHIRLKGPSVMRDYWDDPEMTARALRDGWLATGDLGYVKNGELYVCGREKDLIIIQGRNYHPSDIEWQVGQVPGVRRGNVVAFGLYDSSLGRERVVVAAEVRDPNTGQTLRDEAIARVFEALSLRVDEVITLAPGSLPKTSSGKLQRAKTVEWYRSGELGRGNTDSGKLGVFKHLAASQWGFVKAKLTNDR from the coding sequence ATGAGCGCAAAGCAATCGCCGTCCACGCTCGTGGAGGCGCTCGAAGCCGTCGCGATGCGGCAGGACGTGGGGTTTTCCCACTTGACCGACGAAAAACGTCCGGTCGACTTTGTTTCGTACGCTGAATTGTCGAGTCGCGCACGACGCATCGCTGCGGCCTTGCTCGACATGGGACTCGTGCCGGGAGATCGCGTCGCGCTCATTCTTCCGGACTCGGCGCAATTCATCGAATCGATGTTCGGCTGCATGGTTGCCGGGATGATTGCAGTGCCAATCTATCCGCCCATGAATTTGGCGCAGCTCGGGACGTATCTCCCCAATACTGCGCACATTCTGCGTCGAGCGGGGTGTCGTCTGGTCATCACGGACGCGCAAGTTCGTGCGGTGCTCGGAACGCTCTTGATTGACGTTCCTTGTGTTCGCAGGATTGAAGAATTCACGGCGCTGAGCAAACGATTGGGTCCGAATGCGGAACCGCGCATTTCGCCGCCGACAGCGGATACGGTTGCGTTTTTGCAATTCACGTCGGGCAGCACGGCGCGACCCAAAGGCGTGACGCTCACGCATGCACAACTGCTTGCGAACATCAATGCCTTTGGCACGGCGCTCGGCGTTCATGAACGTGACGAGACGTCCGCGGTCACGTGGCTCCCGCTTTATCACGACATGGGCCTCATTGGCCTCGTGTTTGGTTCGGTGCGTTATGCGGTGCGTGTTTCGTTCATTGCGCCGCTGCTATTTTTGAAACGCCCGGCGATTTGGCTACGGCAAATCTCCGAGCGGCGCGCACAGTTCTCGTTTGCGCCGAATTTCGCGTATGGCCTTTGCACGACGCGGATCAAAGACAGCGAAATCCAAGGACTCGACCTATCTTCGCTCGAAGTGGCGGGTTGCGGAGCGGAACCCATTCAGCGCGCAACGCTGGAAGCATTCGCGAAACGTTTTGCCCCTCATGGGTTCCGGCCCGAAGCTCTGCTGCCTTGTTATGGTCTCGCCGAACACACGCTGGCTGCGACATTCACGCAACGAGGCACTCCGGTACGAAGCGATTCGGTGGATCCCGAGGGGCTTGCATCCGGTGAAGCGCGGCCGGCAACGACGAACAACGCCATTGATGTCGTGTGTTGCGGGCGGCCATTTCCGGGTCACGAATTGAAGATCGTGGACGACGCTGGAATCGAATTACCCGATGGCCATGTGGGACACATTCGATTGAAAGGTCCGAGCGTCATGCGCGATTATTGGGACGATCCAGAGATGACGGCAAGGGCGTTGCGCGATGGTTGGCTCGCGACGGGTGATCTTGGATATGTAAAAAATGGCGAGCTATATGTTTGCGGCCGTGAGAAAGACTTGATCATCATCCAAGGGCGGAATTATCATCCGAGCGACATTGAATGGCAGGTTGGGCAAGTGCCTGGCGTGCGTCGCGGTAACGTCGTGGCCTTCGGACTGTATGATTCGAGCCTGGGACGCGAACGGGTCGTCGTCGCTGCCGAAGTGCGTGATCCGAATACGGGACAAACCTTACGAGACGAAGCGATTGCCCGCGTATTCGAGGCCTTGTCGCTGCGTGTGGACGAAGTGATCACGTTGGCTCCCGGCAGTTTGCCCAAAACGTCGAGCGGCAAGCTGCAACGGGCCAAAACGGTCGAATGGTATCGGTCGGGGGAGCTGGGGCGAGGCAATACGGATTCAGGCAAATTGGGCGTGTTCAAACATTTGGCGGCTTCCCAATGGGGATTCGTCAAGGCCAAACTCACGAACGACCGCTGA
- a CDS encoding PQQ-binding-like beta-propeller repeat protein, with protein MRSRRSRYIAESTTVPPGAVVAAAMAIALTACSSKGTAVKVGGQTKAAPVPSAVISMISPSRLVPDIRNERGVVAYESGARRALVNRMRIVIYDDGTVERAAELLPLGNVHAVPLPSRLGGGFVFHASTGGGTQVWRASSWLGRLKPLVQFGSMATDLVPGFDRIYVRLSGNNKLLAIDAETGESRSVDPLPPAAAYGALAFADGFRGVVDVDMRGVLATFDAGATWRPLGLSEKPTAITVVDGDPTIYAAKGRYVLDARGNLTFRGHAAVETDEGVDTKLPTPRGPFGKRPLRAAVEDGYPDSNETAVVARSGALARISLRTGAIVEMSTSAFPERDATCHGVRLGASFGFVCGEHDGATNVYAFDPPLSMHKVLSFRGPRFVSASGNGALVIRGPCGEGPEDDDGMRVYCVRSALGNTREVRVKGDLGVERVVALGDGRVAILVPPRNGGTGQITVVDGSKVATSALSLPTKPRSVVRELRRGMWLEGFEEREAGVIGGWVEAGGPVIGVRVAIDGKVKAGEPRNNENGVIMSGRFALSQGEGGRAAESTDGGVSWKVFDMPEHDISPGDADTRACGPLGCVLGGWVRVGWGKPATAGDLTPAPTPPSMYVPSTVSPTVNLRCSPMGKAVTEPLPDKPVKPAPAPVVAMPRYPSGPFGRFPLPPTVAPRSPWQSFRNSPPPTLGADEVGIDNGVPYDLVSMRAYAWGKKGADWARLGHFIIRFDDRFDPLGGMRSTGIAPPPWADEVATMDAMGIGSYPIVTWGSYLDASGRHALVTLCKGGACSHFAASEGQPALHLRDVVGRTAVAPRPYPHGAVRVGESWFFVTPGPSSDTVAVYRADLGVIRRLALYHRPVAAPGSRYSSHTNAEAPRIVRRAIGNGIGLLFTALAAPGERSGGMFVLPIDPDTGELGEPILLGKRDLAGQLPPRCAEGQDGWLLDTGLDMNPNVQLTSGRAVLDTIEFRLRMDPGAVCVEAMAARIDGAFVPDKDAKSSTDKPTGTVTLSATERMTGRRWAFTCGKR; from the coding sequence ATGCGATCCCGCCGCTCGCGTTACATCGCCGAGTCTACGACCGTCCCGCCTGGGGCCGTCGTCGCGGCCGCCATGGCCATCGCTCTGACCGCCTGTTCGTCGAAAGGAACCGCGGTCAAAGTTGGAGGTCAAACGAAAGCGGCGCCGGTGCCAAGCGCCGTGATCAGCATGATTTCTCCTTCACGCCTCGTGCCCGACATTCGCAACGAGCGAGGCGTCGTCGCGTACGAGAGCGGCGCGCGCCGAGCGCTCGTCAACCGCATGCGCATCGTCATCTACGACGACGGCACCGTCGAACGCGCCGCCGAGCTGCTTCCGCTCGGCAACGTGCATGCCGTGCCCTTGCCGAGCCGCCTTGGTGGAGGGTTTGTCTTTCACGCATCGACCGGCGGCGGTACGCAAGTTTGGCGAGCTTCTTCGTGGCTCGGTAGGCTCAAGCCTCTCGTGCAGTTCGGCTCCATGGCGACCGATTTGGTGCCTGGATTCGATCGCATCTACGTGCGTTTGTCCGGGAACAATAAGCTGCTCGCGATCGATGCCGAGACCGGCGAGTCTCGCTCGGTCGATCCGCTTCCTCCTGCTGCGGCGTACGGTGCTTTGGCTTTTGCCGACGGCTTTCGCGGCGTCGTCGATGTCGACATGCGCGGCGTGCTCGCGACGTTCGACGCGGGAGCGACATGGCGTCCGCTTGGCCTTTCCGAGAAGCCCACGGCAATTACTGTCGTCGACGGTGACCCGACCATCTACGCTGCCAAAGGCAGATACGTGCTCGATGCGCGTGGCAACTTGACGTTCCGAGGCCATGCCGCGGTCGAGACCGACGAAGGCGTCGACACGAAGCTCCCCACGCCGCGCGGGCCCTTTGGAAAGCGCCCTTTGCGCGCTGCGGTCGAAGACGGTTACCCCGACTCGAACGAGACTGCGGTCGTGGCGAGGTCCGGCGCGCTTGCCCGCATATCGCTGCGCACGGGCGCGATTGTCGAAATGTCCACGTCGGCGTTTCCCGAACGAGATGCAACGTGTCACGGCGTGCGCCTTGGAGCTTCGTTCGGATTCGTCTGCGGCGAACACGACGGGGCGACGAACGTCTATGCGTTCGACCCGCCCCTTTCGATGCACAAGGTGCTTTCGTTTCGCGGGCCGAGGTTTGTCTCGGCGAGCGGCAACGGAGCGCTCGTCATTCGAGGTCCTTGCGGGGAAGGGCCCGAGGACGACGACGGCATGCGCGTGTATTGCGTGCGCTCGGCCCTTGGAAACACGCGCGAAGTTCGAGTCAAGGGGGACCTCGGTGTCGAACGTGTCGTAGCGCTCGGCGACGGACGCGTGGCGATTCTCGTGCCGCCGCGCAATGGCGGGACGGGACAAATCACGGTCGTGGACGGCTCGAAGGTGGCGACCAGTGCGCTGTCACTTCCGACGAAACCGCGATCGGTCGTGCGTGAGCTTCGGCGCGGCATGTGGCTCGAAGGTTTCGAGGAGCGCGAAGCTGGGGTGATTGGCGGATGGGTGGAAGCGGGCGGCCCCGTCATTGGCGTGCGCGTCGCGATCGACGGCAAAGTGAAGGCCGGCGAGCCCAGAAACAATGAAAATGGCGTCATCATGTCCGGCCGGTTCGCATTGTCGCAAGGGGAGGGTGGGCGAGCTGCGGAATCGACCGACGGTGGCGTGAGCTGGAAAGTATTCGACATGCCCGAGCACGACATATCGCCGGGCGATGCCGACACGCGAGCATGTGGGCCTTTGGGCTGCGTGCTTGGAGGTTGGGTACGGGTTGGTTGGGGCAAACCCGCGACGGCCGGAGACCTCACGCCCGCCCCGACGCCTCCATCGATGTATGTTCCTTCCACGGTATCTCCCACGGTCAATTTGCGCTGCTCGCCCATGGGCAAGGCCGTCACGGAGCCATTACCGGACAAACCCGTGAAGCCTGCTCCGGCGCCCGTCGTGGCGATGCCACGATACCCATCGGGGCCCTTTGGCCGATTCCCGTTACCACCGACCGTCGCGCCGCGATCGCCTTGGCAGTCATTTCGTAATTCTCCTCCACCGACGCTCGGGGCCGACGAGGTTGGGATTGACAATGGCGTTCCGTACGATCTCGTATCGATGCGCGCCTATGCGTGGGGTAAAAAAGGCGCGGATTGGGCGCGACTCGGGCATTTCATCATTCGATTCGACGACAGGTTCGATCCTCTCGGCGGAATGAGGTCGACGGGCATAGCGCCGCCGCCATGGGCCGACGAAGTGGCGACGATGGATGCGATGGGCATTGGTTCGTATCCGATTGTTACGTGGGGCTCGTATTTGGATGCATCCGGGCGCCACGCTCTCGTGACGCTTTGCAAAGGCGGGGCGTGTTCGCATTTTGCTGCGAGCGAAGGGCAGCCGGCGCTGCATTTGCGCGACGTTGTGGGACGCACTGCGGTCGCACCGCGCCCTTATCCGCACGGTGCCGTGCGCGTGGGTGAAAGCTGGTTTTTCGTCACGCCCGGGCCTTCCTCGGATACGGTTGCCGTTTACCGAGCCGATTTGGGCGTGATTCGCCGATTGGCTCTTTATCATCGTCCGGTGGCAGCTCCCGGGTCGCGTTATTCGTCGCACACGAATGCGGAAGCCCCGAGGATCGTGCGGCGAGCCATTGGCAATGGCATCGGGCTCCTCTTTACTGCGCTGGCAGCACCGGGCGAACGATCGGGGGGCATGTTCGTCCTGCCAATCGATCCCGACACGGGCGAGCTTGGGGAACCCATTTTGCTTGGAAAGCGAGATTTGGCCGGGCAATTGCCACCGCGTTGTGCCGAAGGGCAAGATGGCTGGCTCTTGGACACGGGGCTCGACATGAATCCCAACGTGCAGCTCACGTCTGGCCGGGCGGTGCTGGATACCATTGAATTTCGCTTGCGAATGGATCCCGGTGCGGTTTGCGTCGAGGCGATGGCGGCACGAATCGATGGAGCGTTCGTCCCTGACAAGGACGCCAAATCATCTACGGACAAACCCACCGGCACCGTTACGCTTTCGGCTACTGAACGCATGACCGGCAGACGGTGGGCGTTTACGTGCGGCAAGCGGTGA
- a CDS encoding aspartate-semialdehyde dehydrogenase, producing MSCVIAVVGATGVVGREMLRTLEQRRFDARKVLALASPRSAGQRVPFRDGELEVCVANAEAFAGVDIALFSAGASASRELGPIAAAKGAVVIDNSSAWRMDPDVPLVVPEVNMDAAKTRPKGIIANPNCSTIQMVVALKPLHDAAGLEHVVVSTYQAASGKGHAAMEELITQTAQVAARQTPQTNVFPAPLAMNVLMDWKTGSLEDWSEEELKMVHETRKILGDQTIGVSPTTVRVPVVTGHSEAVHARFRRPLSAREARDLLRNAPGVVLMDEPYAPGRHPQPRDAAGQDAVFVGRVRDDLAVPGAIDMWIVSDNLRKGAALNAVQIAEQLVR from the coding sequence ATGTCGTGCGTCATAGCAGTCGTGGGCGCCACGGGCGTCGTCGGACGGGAAATGTTGCGAACCCTCGAGCAGCGTAGGTTTGACGCGCGAAAGGTTCTTGCGCTTGCGTCGCCGCGATCAGCCGGGCAGCGCGTACCGTTTCGCGACGGTGAGCTCGAGGTTTGCGTTGCAAACGCCGAAGCTTTCGCAGGTGTGGACATCGCGCTGTTCAGCGCTGGAGCTTCTGCATCACGCGAGCTTGGGCCGATCGCGGCCGCCAAAGGAGCGGTCGTCATCGACAATTCCAGCGCATGGCGAATGGATCCCGACGTGCCGCTGGTCGTGCCCGAGGTGAACATGGACGCGGCGAAAACGCGTCCCAAGGGCATCATCGCGAACCCGAATTGCAGCACGATTCAGATGGTCGTGGCGCTCAAGCCTTTGCACGATGCCGCGGGGCTCGAGCACGTCGTCGTGAGCACGTACCAAGCGGCGAGCGGCAAGGGACACGCGGCGATGGAGGAGCTCATCACGCAGACCGCGCAGGTTGCAGCGAGACAAACCCCACAGACGAACGTATTTCCGGCACCTCTGGCGATGAACGTGCTGATGGACTGGAAGACGGGCAGCTTGGAGGACTGGTCCGAGGAAGAGCTGAAGATGGTGCACGAGACGCGGAAGATCCTTGGTGATCAAACGATTGGCGTATCGCCGACGACGGTGCGCGTTCCGGTCGTGACGGGGCACAGTGAAGCGGTGCATGCGCGGTTTCGCCGGCCGCTGTCGGCGCGGGAAGCGCGCGATCTATTGCGTAATGCGCCGGGCGTGGTGCTCATGGATGAGCCGTATGCGCCGGGGCGTCATCCGCAGCCGCGAGATGCGGCGGGACAGGATGCCGTTTTCGTCGGGCGCGTGCGTGACGACCTCGCGGTGCCTGGGGCGATCGATATGTGGATTGTGTCGGACAACCTGCGCAAGGGTGCTGCATTGAATGCGGTGCAGATCGCGGAGCAGTTGGTCCGGTAA
- a CDS encoding ABC transporter substrate-binding protein: MAFLPYRSRRDVLRAFTAGVLCASVGCSRSNDQKAAGNGRFGQVKLALNWVPEPEFGGFYAGRENGAYKRAGIDIEIRGGGAGVPVLQMVATGEADFGVVGADEVINGNARGADVVPVFATFQTFPQAIMVHASRGAKNLADVLTSGTIAIEPGAPYATFLKKKYGFGKANLLPYDGGVAKFLADENHAQQCFATSEPIEIERNGKKAQVFLIADEGYNPYTVVVIVRRALWEKNPDLVRAFVRASREGWRAYLDDPTAANAVMAKLNTTLAAESWNLVAAAQKRFIEPSEAERDHLGKMTLERWETLTKQLVELDIVKDPKAPSTYLVKLEN; encoded by the coding sequence ATGGCGTTTCTCCCGTATCGATCACGCAGAGACGTACTTCGTGCTTTCACCGCAGGAGTCTTGTGCGCCAGCGTCGGCTGTTCGCGCTCGAACGACCAAAAAGCCGCAGGTAATGGGCGTTTTGGTCAAGTAAAGCTGGCGCTGAATTGGGTTCCGGAGCCCGAATTTGGTGGGTTTTACGCCGGTAGAGAAAACGGTGCTTACAAGCGGGCGGGCATCGACATCGAGATACGTGGTGGTGGCGCCGGTGTACCCGTTCTGCAAATGGTCGCCACAGGCGAAGCGGATTTCGGCGTCGTCGGGGCTGACGAGGTCATCAATGGCAATGCCCGAGGCGCGGACGTCGTGCCCGTTTTTGCTACCTTTCAGACGTTCCCGCAAGCCATCATGGTTCATGCTTCTCGCGGAGCAAAAAACCTCGCGGATGTGCTGACATCTGGAACCATTGCCATCGAACCCGGTGCGCCGTACGCCACTTTTCTCAAGAAAAAATATGGGTTTGGTAAAGCAAACCTGCTGCCTTACGACGGCGGTGTGGCCAAATTTCTCGCTGACGAAAATCATGCACAACAATGCTTTGCGACGTCGGAGCCGATTGAAATCGAGCGAAATGGCAAAAAAGCTCAGGTGTTTCTCATCGCCGATGAGGGATATAATCCTTACACCGTCGTCGTGATCGTTCGCCGGGCATTGTGGGAAAAAAATCCGGACCTCGTTCGAGCGTTCGTCCGCGCTTCGCGTGAAGGGTGGCGCGCCTATCTCGATGATCCAACCGCCGCAAACGCAGTCATGGCGAAACTCAATACGACGCTCGCAGCGGAAAGCTGGAACCTCGTGGCCGCGGCGCAGAAACGCTTCATCGAGCCGTCCGAGGCCGAGCGAGATCATCTGGGCAAAATGACGCTCGAACGCTGGGAGACGCTTACGAAGCAATTGGTCGAGCTCGATATCGTCAAGGATCCCAAAGCTCCGTCGACGTATCTGGTCAAATTGGAAAATTGA
- the ppc gene encoding phosphoenolpyruvate carboxylase yields the protein MSTVDTNQALRDDVRLLGAILGDVIRQQVGEHAFDTVEKVRSLSKRARGGDEAAFDELRDVLAAMPVHEAVPIARAFSRFLTLANIAEQHHRVRRRREYLRDPAAAPQRGTLKDTIPPLLEQGISPDTIVETLASLDIELVLTAHPTEVKRRTLVQKYQRIAETLARRDVPNLTAHESRDAREALEREILSVWKTDEIRRKRPTPVDEALGGFVVIEQILWNAVPEFLRELDRDLQDILGRRLPANCGIIRFGSWMGGDRDGNPNVTPDVTQRVCRIARWTAADLFLQEISSLRYELSMIDCSEELRKHVGDAREPYRALLSKVRDKLIATRAHHAAILDGRPAESSDIYIETEQLAEPLWLCFRSLVDTGARSIAEGRLLDNLRRLATFGLTLVRLDLRQESSRHTDVLDAVTRHLGLGSYAEWNEEQRQTFLLRELEGRRPLIPHDLPASTEVRDVLETFRAAAQIGPSSLGAYVISMATDPSDVLAVALLQREAHMTSPMRIVPLFETLDDLRQAAKTMDALFSIPWYKKHIQQKQEVMLGYSDSAKDAGRLTAAWELYKAQEQLVETCRKHDVHLTLFHGRGGTVGRGGGPTHLAILSQAPGSTERRLRVTEQGEMIEAKFGLPGIAIRTLELYTNATLQATLAPPMKPSDSWRKRMEELSDHACGAYRGLIRGDHRFVRYFREVTPEVELGDLNIGSRPARRKPGGGIETLRAIPWVFAWTQSRMMLPAWYGVGQALQSIADSGGMDDLVEMCAKWPFFRSTIDLVAMVLAKADPRIAQQYDERLAAEDLHDFGANLRKSLGDTIDIMLEVMKQRDLLENNHVLRRSIDVRNPYVDPINLLQVELLRRIRTQNETSPEIRDALLITINGIAAGLRNTG from the coding sequence ATGAGCACCGTCGATACGAACCAAGCGCTCCGCGATGACGTTCGCCTGCTCGGGGCAATTCTCGGTGATGTCATTCGCCAGCAGGTGGGCGAGCACGCTTTCGACACCGTGGAAAAGGTACGGTCGCTCTCCAAACGCGCCCGAGGAGGCGATGAGGCCGCTTTCGATGAATTGCGCGATGTATTGGCTGCGATGCCCGTTCACGAGGCTGTCCCCATTGCGCGTGCATTCTCGAGGTTTCTCACATTGGCAAACATCGCCGAGCAACACCATCGCGTGCGCCGCCGCCGCGAATACCTGCGCGATCCGGCTGCCGCGCCCCAGCGAGGCACGCTGAAAGACACGATTCCACCGCTTCTCGAGCAAGGAATCTCACCCGACACGATCGTCGAAACATTGGCGAGCCTCGACATCGAGCTCGTGCTCACGGCGCATCCCACCGAAGTCAAACGGCGCACGCTCGTACAAAAGTACCAACGCATCGCAGAAACGTTGGCTCGGCGCGACGTGCCGAACTTGACGGCCCACGAATCGCGCGACGCCCGCGAAGCGCTCGAACGCGAGATCCTTTCGGTGTGGAAAACCGACGAGATCCGCAGAAAGCGCCCCACCCCAGTCGACGAAGCGCTCGGCGGATTCGTCGTCATCGAGCAAATATTGTGGAATGCAGTGCCCGAGTTTTTGCGCGAGCTCGATCGCGACCTTCAGGATATCCTCGGGCGGCGGCTTCCCGCGAATTGCGGGATCATTCGTTTTGGTTCGTGGATGGGCGGCGATCGCGACGGCAATCCAAACGTTACCCCCGATGTCACTCAGCGTGTGTGTCGAATTGCCCGGTGGACGGCCGCTGACCTATTTCTTCAAGAAATCAGCTCATTGCGATACGAGCTCTCGATGATCGATTGCAGCGAAGAATTGCGAAAGCATGTCGGAGATGCCCGCGAGCCATATCGAGCGCTCTTGTCGAAAGTGCGCGACAAGCTAATCGCCACGCGCGCCCACCATGCCGCGATCCTCGATGGACGCCCCGCGGAATCGAGCGATATTTATATCGAAACCGAACAGCTCGCCGAACCATTGTGGCTTTGTTTCCGATCGCTCGTCGATACCGGAGCGCGTTCGATCGCCGAAGGCCGCCTGCTCGACAATCTTCGCCGATTGGCGACGTTTGGCCTCACTTTGGTGCGACTCGATTTGCGACAAGAATCGTCGCGACATACCGATGTCCTGGACGCCGTGACGCGCCATCTTGGACTCGGGTCGTATGCCGAATGGAACGAGGAGCAGCGACAAACCTTTTTGCTTCGCGAGCTCGAAGGCCGAAGGCCACTGATTCCGCACGATCTGCCGGCAAGCACCGAGGTTCGTGACGTCCTCGAGACCTTCCGCGCGGCAGCGCAAATCGGCCCGAGCTCTCTTGGCGCCTATGTGATTTCCATGGCGACCGACCCTTCCGATGTATTGGCGGTCGCGCTCCTTCAGCGCGAAGCGCACATGACTTCACCCATGCGCATCGTGCCGCTTTTCGAAACGCTCGATGATCTTCGCCAAGCTGCAAAGACCATGGACGCGCTCTTTTCGATACCTTGGTACAAAAAACATATTCAGCAAAAACAAGAGGTGATGCTCGGTTATTCGGATTCGGCGAAAGATGCAGGTCGGTTGACCGCGGCGTGGGAGCTTTACAAAGCGCAAGAACAGCTCGTCGAAACCTGCCGAAAGCATGACGTTCATTTGACGTTGTTTCACGGACGTGGCGGCACCGTTGGTCGCGGCGGAGGTCCCACGCATCTCGCAATCTTGTCGCAAGCACCGGGTTCCACGGAAAGGCGCCTGCGAGTCACCGAGCAAGGTGAAATGATCGAGGCCAAGTTTGGCTTGCCAGGCATTGCCATTCGGACGCTCGAGCTGTACACGAACGCCACATTGCAAGCGACGCTCGCGCCTCCAATGAAGCCTTCGGACTCATGGCGCAAGCGTATGGAAGAGCTTTCCGATCACGCATGCGGTGCATATCGCGGCCTCATTCGCGGCGATCATCGATTCGTGCGTTATTTCAGAGAAGTGACGCCCGAAGTCGAGCTCGGTGATTTGAACATCGGCAGTCGCCCGGCGCGACGTAAACCTGGTGGCGGTATCGAGACCTTACGCGCAATTCCTTGGGTCTTCGCATGGACGCAAAGCCGCATGATGCTTCCCGCGTGGTATGGCGTGGGCCAGGCATTGCAAAGCATCGCCGATTCGGGCGGCATGGACGACCTCGTCGAGATGTGCGCCAAGTGGCCGTTTTTCCGGTCCACCATCGACCTCGTGGCAATGGTCCTCGCCAAGGCGGACCCTCGTATCGCACAGCAATACGACGAGCGTCTCGCGGCCGAAGATTTACACGACTTCGGCGCCAATCTTCGAAAGAGCCTCGGCGACACCATCGACATCATGCTCGAAGTGATGAAGCAACGAGATCTGCTCGAAAACAACCACGTGCTGCGCCGTTCGATCGATGTCCGCAATCCCTATGTCGATCCCATCAACCTCTTGCAAGTCGAGCTGCTGCGCCGCATTCGCACGCAAAACGAAACATCTCCGGAGATCCGCGATGCTCTGCTGATCACGATCAACGGTATTGCCGCAGGACTGCGCAATACGGGTTGA
- a CDS encoding acyl carrier protein yields MHHATYDDVLVRICDYLSQSVERPLPESLSATTRLVTDLHLDSMEGAQMLSELEDHYGVTIAVSVLQRAETLGDIAAVIVSALEAGKRA; encoded by the coding sequence ATGCATCATGCAACGTACGACGACGTTCTCGTGCGAATTTGTGATTACCTATCACAGAGTGTCGAACGGCCGCTACCGGAGTCATTATCCGCGACGACGCGCCTCGTGACCGACTTGCACCTCGATTCGATGGAAGGCGCACAAATGCTTTCGGAGCTCGAGGATCATTATGGAGTGACCATTGCCGTGAGTGTCCTTCAACGTGCGGAAACGCTTGGCGATATCGCGGCGGTCATCGTGTCGGCGCTCGAGGCGGGAAAGCGCGCATGA